The genomic DNA CGGGAGGGTCGCGTGGACGCCCGGATGGAAACGCGCCGAGCGGCGTGAAGCGTGTAGAGAGCGCGACGGTTGCGGCCACAACCGGCAGCAGAAGAACCGGGACGATGGTCGGTGGGATAGGTGGCGGCGCCGCATGCGTGGCGAGCAGATCGCAGTAGCCGCACGCGGAAAGCAGATCGCCCGCATGATGACTGCCGCCATCCACTTGCGTGGCAGAACAGAGCACCGCAACCGGTTCCGCGACATGAGCCGACGCCACCAGCTGACTCACGACCGGCACGAACACGACAAGGCACATGGCAAGCATGCCAAGCCATGCGCTCAGGCGTCGACGGGCGTGAAGAGTCATAAGGGATGGATGCGTAGCTGCGTCAGCGAGCGAAGTTTAGCACCGGTTTGTACCGGGTTAAGTATTCGCTTTCCATTTTTCGGTTTGCGCGCGTCCGCCGAGTGCCACAATAGGCCCCGCATGCATGGACATCTTTCAAGAGTGCGACGATGCTCTGGAATAAGGAGGAGTCGTGTATTCCCCGTTCAATGCGAAGCCAGGCACCACGCGCGTCGCTCACGATCGTAGCTGTCGCGCTCGGCATTATCCCGGCCGTGCTGCCGTTGCAAGCGGACGCCCACGCGATCGCGGGCGACCGCGTCTTTCCCGCAACCATGTCCATCGACGATCCCGGTGTCGGCGACGAAGCCAATCTTCAGTTCGGGCACATCCGCGTGCCGGGCGACAACGGCGACCAGAGCATCAACACGTTCGATTTCGAGTACGACAAGCTGATTACGTCACGGCTCGCGCTATCGGTAGGCGGCACATACGTGATGCAGAACAACCCGACCGCGCACGGCTTCGACAACTTCGAGGTAGGCTTGAAGTATCTGCTCTACGTGAACGAAGCGCACGAATTCATGACTTCGATCGGCGTCAATGCGGAACTTGGCGGCACGGGAAGCCGCGCAATTGCGGACAGCTTCTCGACCATCTCGCCGACGATCTACGCCGGCAAGGGCATGGGCGACCTGCCGGATTCGCTTTTGTGGCTGCGCCCGGTTGCTATTACGGCGGAGGCGGGGCCGGCACTCACGACGGGAGCCGGGCAGCCTAACGCGTTCAACTACGGCTTTACCGTTCAGTACAGCCTGCCCTATCTGGAGCAGCACGTGCATTCGCTTGGCTTGCCCCAGCCGTTTTCGGACCTGATTCCGCTAGTCGAGATTCCACTTTCGCGAAGCCAGGGGCAGACCACGGGTACCGTCAACCCCGGCTTCATCTGGATTAACCGCTATGGTCAGTTCGGCATCGAAGCGCAGATTCCGATCAATCGCGCGAGCGGCTCGCACGTTGGTGTTCTGGTACAGGCGCATCTCTTCTTCGACGACATCGCGCCGACGACGATCGGCAAGCCTTTATTCAACTGGTAAAGGAGCACTGCATGAACTCATCTCATCGTATCCGGGCCTGCGTCGTGCTGGCATTCGTGCTCGGACCGGCGTCGGCCAGCGCGGTTTGCGCGCACGTCTTTCCCCGTACGCAGGTTCCCGCAGCAGGCGCCACCGTAACGTCGGCCAACGAGGTGAGGATCGTCTTTGACGGGCCACTGGAACCCGCCTTTTCCACCGTGACCGTCACCGATGCAAGCGGCAAACAGGTCAACACTGCAAAAGCCGCTGTTGATGCGAAAGATCACGATGCGATAGAGGTCGCTTTGCCGCCATTGCCAATGGGGCACTACACCGTACATTGGGCGGCGGTTGCATCCGATGGCCACCGCACGCACGGCGACTATGGCTTCGACATAAAGTAGGAGGCGGTACTTTCGGGCTTGCCGGATTGCCACATCCAATGCATGAAGTGTGCGGCAGATGCGGCCCCGAATTGAGGCTATATTAAATGACAGGCGGCGCCTCTATCATTCAGTCGCACATTTTCCGCCTTTGGCATGCCTGTCGGACGGACTGGAGATCGAATCATGAAACAGGAGATTGCACGTCAGGCGGTCATCGCCGCAGCCCTGGCAGGCCTCACGTTCGTAGCGCACCAAACCGCGCACGCCGAAAAGAAGGTGCAGTGCTATGGCATCGCCAAGGCGGGACAGAATGACTGCGCCAGCAAGACCGGCGTGCATGGTTGCGCGGGCGAGTCAAAGGTCGACTACGACAAGGGCGACTTCAAGAATGTGCCCGAAGGGACCTGCAAGAAACTGGGCGGAACAGTGGGCACCTGATTCCCCACGTCACTCGACGCAACCTCAATGGCCAGGCGATGACTGAGCACGTGTCGCTCGCGGAATTATCCGGCGTGGGCATCGGACTGAGGCACGCGCACTATGCGGATTTCCTTGAAACCATTCCTCCCGTCGATTGGGTGGAAGTCCATAGCGAAAATTATTTCGGCGATGGTGGATACGACCTTCACGTGCTGGAGAAAGTGCGGCGCGATCTGCCCGTCAGCCTTCACGGCGTAGGTCTCGGGCCAGGTTCATTAACGCCGCTGGACACTGTGCATGCCGGCAAACTCCGACGCCTCGTCGACCGCATCGTCCCGGCTATCGTGTCCGAACATCTGTCGTGGAATGCATCGACATCCGGTTACATCAATGATCTGCTCCCCTTGCCGCTTACCGGCGAGGCGCTCGACCACCTGTGCAATCGCGTCGACGCGCTCCAGCACGCGCTCGCACGCCCGATCCTTCTCGAGAACGTTTCGACGTACATCCGCTTCAAGGAGGACCAGTACAGCGAAGCCGCGTTTCTCGCCGAGCTCGCGAATCGCACGGGATGCGGCGTGCTGCTCGATATCAACAACCTTTACGTCAATCAGCGCAATCATGGAGAGGATGCGATCCGCGCGATGAACGAGCTTGCACCGCAGGTCGTGTGCGAGATTCATCTTGCGGGACATAGCGTGACGGATTTCGCCGTTATCGACGACCACGGTTCGCGCGTGACACCTGAAGTCTGGGCGCTTTACAAGTACGCGATCCGGCGTTTCGGTCAACGCCCCACGCTGATCGAATGGGACAACGACATCCCACCACTTGCCGTCCTGCTCGATGAGGCGGACAAGGCCCGCGCCTGCGGCGTGACCACTTCGAACGCCGGGGCTGCACGATGAAGGCACGGCTCGACGTCATTGAGCAGGCGTTTGCTGACGCCATCCGCGATCCACGCAAAGAGTCCGCGCTTCTCGAACTGCTGTCGACGGAACCGCAAGTTGCAGCACGCCGGCTCGACATCTATCGCGGCAACGCATACGCGCATTGGCATGCTGCGCTGAAAAATGCATACCCGGTCTTACTGGCACTTGTCGGCGAACACTATTTTTCGACATTGGCGCGCGCTTACGCAGAGACATGTTCATCGCACAGCGGGGACCTGAACCAGTACGGAGCCCAGCTTGCCGCGTTTATCGACAACCGGGAACGGGATCCGCGCTATGCGTATTTCGCCGATATCGCGCGACTCGAGTGGGCCGTTCACACTGCCTCGCACGCGTCCGAGCCAGCCGCACTCAGCGCGAGCCAATGGCAGCAGTTCAATGCCGAAACGCTGCTCGCATGCCAGCTCATTATTCATCCGGCGTGCCGCGCCATCAGCTCGCGCTATGCGATCTCCGCGATCTGGCGCGGACACCAGCCCGGAGGAACCCTTCCGCAAAGCATCGATGCGCCATCACAAGCTCTCGTTGTGCGTCCCGAATGGCGCTGCCTCGTTGTCGATCAGACGGACGCAGCGCATGCGGCTTTCATCGCGCTGCAACGCCGGCGCACGCTCAACGAGGCAATCGACATCGCATTGGCTATCGATGAGCAATTCGACATATCGTCGCAACTTCAAACCTGGATTTTGATGTGCGCAGTCATTGATGTTGTATCTGACGGCGCATAGGCTCGATGGACCCGTATCGCTGAAGCAGACTGCCTCAGGAGTGAAGCGAAAGTCGCTTCATGGCCGCTGTCTGTCGGATGAGACGATCGCTGCTCGACCCTTGTCAGTCATTTGCCGGACTATGCTCAGTGTCCGCTAGCGAAAAGCGGACACGATCATTTCGGAAATTTCGCCTAGGCCCCTTTGAGGCGCGAGAGAAGGATACAGGCCGCCACGATCAGGCACCCACCCGCGATTGTCAGTGTGCCTATCGATTCGCTCCAGAATAGCCAGCCCCAAGCCACATTAAAAACAATGCCGATATATCGGGTAACGGCAACGATCGCAGCACTTTCGTGCGTAAACGCCTTCGTCAGAAACAATTGACCCAGCAGTGACACGACGCCAAGTGTAATGAGGCAAATCCATTCGCGCTCGCTCGTCGGCCAGACGAAATCCGTCCACATTAATGGGATTGACACGAGTGCGGCAATCGACAAAAAGTAGAAGACAATTTCGTACGCGTGATGTCTCGCGCTTAGCTGACGAATGGCGACATGCGCTCCGCCCGCGAAGAAGGCACCCAGCAGGCCAATCGCCGCGTACATGGAGTAAGTGGAGTATGAGAATGGCCTAACTATGAGAGCCGCCCCGATGATGACGACGCCCAGCAGAAGCCAGATGGGTGTTGCGACACGCTCCCTGAGAAAAACGGCCGAGATCAGAATAATGAACACCGGAGACATGTGTGCGAGAATGCTCGCGTCAGCGAGTGGGATATGCGCGATTGAAAAGAAATAACAGACGAGATATAGCGCGCCTAGCAGCCCCCGAATCAGGAGCATAGGTACGTCCTGGTTTGAGAATGAAACCTTCTCGCGCAACATCAGCAAATAGACGAGGACCGAGCCGATCACGCCTCGGAAGAATCCAATTTCCGAAGCAGGAAGAGTGGCGCTCGCTTCTTTCACAAGCGCGTTCATGATACTGAACGTGAACGAAGCCAGAATCGCTAACAGGACACCGCTCTTCCATGCCTCGTTGACCATTGACGATAGATGATCGACGCCAGTTCCTGTGTGTTGTCCCGGAGTACGGTCGGGTGGCAATGTTGTGCTCCTTTCAGATTAACAAAGCGCTCAATCGCAAATGCGAAATTCGAGAGTAAATCCTGTGTTTGCGGCATATCTAGCTGAAATTGACGCCCCAGATGGGAAACCAGCGAAAGCTTCCGGTGATCTTCCAGAGGTACACGAGGAACGTGCCATTGACCTTGCGCGTCCACATAGGCGCGCCGAAAAGGGATCGCCGAAAAATCGAAGTATCGTCCCTTGTTCGAATGATGCTCGACCAAGCATCATGTCATGAACCGGATAGTGCAATAGTCGCTATTCTCTTGCTAATGCAGACTTGATTTGCATCTATTCAAAAACCGTATAGACATTCATCAGGCATGAATCAACGACAGATTGCAGCTTTCAGGGCTGTCATGCTCACGGGAACGACAATGCGTGCCTCGGAGACGATGCATACATCCCAATCTGCGGTTAGCCGACTAATCGGCCAACTCGAAGCAAGTCTCCAAATGAGACTCTTTGAAAGAGACGGAGCACGCCTGCGCCCGACTCCGGAAGCGAAAGCGTTGCTCATCGACGTGGAGCGTATGTTCTCGGGTCTTGATCAAATAAGGGAGCGCGCGCGGAGTCTGCGTGAAGGTCGCAGCGGACTGCTGACGGTCGCAAGTCTTCCCGCGATGGGATATGGTCCGCTGCCCCAGTTGGTCGTGCAGTTGAAACGCCAGTTGCCCGAGCTATCCGTTCGTTACGAGATCCATTCTTCAACGGAGGTTCGGGAGCGTGTGGCGAGTGGGCGCTGCGATGTGGGCTTCGCCGCCGAGCACATCGACACGCATGG from Paraburkholderia edwinii includes the following:
- a CDS encoding DUF2946 domain-containing protein codes for the protein MTLHARRRLSAWLGMLAMCLVVFVPVVSQLVASAHVAEPVAVLCSATQVDGGSHHAGDLLSACGYCDLLATHAAPPPIPPTIVPVLLLPVVAATVALSTRFTPLGAFPSGRPRDPPAFS
- a CDS encoding copper resistance CopC family protein, whose translation is MNSSHRIRACVVLAFVLGPASASAVCAHVFPRTQVPAAGATVTSANEVRIVFDGPLEPAFSTVTVTDASGKQVNTAKAAVDAKDHDAIEVALPPLPMGHYTVHWAAVASDGHRTHGDYGFDIK
- a CDS encoding DUF2282 domain-containing protein; amino-acid sequence: MKQEIARQAVIAAALAGLTFVAHQTAHAEKKVQCYGIAKAGQNDCASKTGVHGCAGESKVDYDKGDFKNVPEGTCKKLGGTVGT
- a CDS encoding DUF692 domain-containing protein encodes the protein MTEHVSLAELSGVGIGLRHAHYADFLETIPPVDWVEVHSENYFGDGGYDLHVLEKVRRDLPVSLHGVGLGPGSLTPLDTVHAGKLRRLVDRIVPAIVSEHLSWNASTSGYINDLLPLPLTGEALDHLCNRVDALQHALARPILLENVSTYIRFKEDQYSEAAFLAELANRTGCGVLLDINNLYVNQRNHGEDAIRAMNELAPQVVCEIHLAGHSVTDFAVIDDHGSRVTPEVWALYKYAIRRFGQRPTLIEWDNDIPPLAVLLDEADKARACGVTTSNAGAAR
- a CDS encoding DNA-binding domain-containing protein, coding for MKARLDVIEQAFADAIRDPRKESALLELLSTEPQVAARRLDIYRGNAYAHWHAALKNAYPVLLALVGEHYFSTLARAYAETCSSHSGDLNQYGAQLAAFIDNRERDPRYAYFADIARLEWAVHTASHASEPAALSASQWQQFNAETLLACQLIIHPACRAISSRYAISAIWRGHQPGGTLPQSIDAPSQALVVRPEWRCLVVDQTDAAHAAFIALQRRRTLNEAIDIALAIDEQFDISSQLQTWILMCAVIDVVSDGA
- a CDS encoding DMT family transporter — protein: MPPDRTPGQHTGTGVDHLSSMVNEAWKSGVLLAILASFTFSIMNALVKEASATLPASEIGFFRGVIGSVLVYLLMLREKVSFSNQDVPMLLIRGLLGALYLVCYFFSIAHIPLADASILAHMSPVFIILISAVFLRERVATPIWLLLGVVIIGAALIVRPFSYSTYSMYAAIGLLGAFFAGGAHVAIRQLSARHHAYEIVFYFLSIAALVSIPLMWTDFVWPTSEREWICLITLGVVSLLGQLFLTKAFTHESAAIVAVTRYIGIVFNVAWGWLFWSESIGTLTIAGGCLIVAACILLSRLKGA
- a CDS encoding opine metallophore biosynthesis dehydrogenase yields the protein MDAQGQWHVPRVPLEDHRKLSLVSHLGRQFQLDMPQTQDLLSNFAFAIERFVNLKGAQHCHPTVLRDNTQELASIIYRQWSTRHGRAVSC